The following proteins come from a genomic window of Triticum aestivum cultivar Chinese Spring chromosome 6A, IWGSC CS RefSeq v2.1, whole genome shotgun sequence:
- the LOC123129894 gene encoding multiple organellar RNA editing factor 2, chloroplastic, translating into MAAAAAAASMARRLLSPTTSSPSTAIRLLISRRIASAPSIPRAPAAAAREMLRPAAVASSSSFLLRGAGGARGMARRPGGDGYSPARGGGGGGGGGDRAPTEMAPLFPGCDYEHWLIVMDKPGGEGASKHQMIECYVQTLAKVLGSEEEAKRKIYNVSCERYFGFGCEIDEETSNKLEGIPGVLFVLPDSYVDPEHKDYGAELFVNGEIVQRSPERQRRVEPVLQRASDRPRYNDRTRYARRRENQQQQR; encoded by the exons atggccgccgccgccgccgctgcttccaTGGCCCGCAGGCTgctctcccccaccacctcctcgCCGTCCACCGCCATACGCCTCCTCATCTCCCGCCGCATCGCCTCCGCCCCGTCCATCCCGCGCGCCCCGGCCGCGGCGGCGAGGGAGATGCTGCGCCCGGCGGccgtcgcctcctcgtcctccttcctcctccgcggCGCCGGGGGCGCCAGGGGAATGGCGCGGCGGCCGGGGGGCGACGGGTACTCCCCCGcgcggggcgggggcgggggcgggggcggagggGACCGCGCGCCCACGGAGATGGCGCCGCTGTTCCCCGGGTGCGACTACGAGCACTGGCTGATCGTCATGGACAAGCCCGGCGGCGAGGGCGCCTCCAAGCACCAGATGATCGAGTGCTACGTCCAGACCCTCGCCAAGGTCCTCGGAAG CGAGGAGGAGGCCAAGAGGAAGATTTACAACGTCTCGTGCGAGCGCTACTTCGGGttcgggtgtgagattgatgaggaGACATCCAACAAGCTTGAAG GGATTCCTGGTGTTCTGTTTGTACTCCCCGATTCCTATGTGGACCCTGAACACAAGGACTATGGAG CCGAGCTGTTTGTGAATGGGGAGATTGTGCAGAGATCACCCGAGAGGCAGAGGAGGGTGGAGCCCGTTCTGCAGAGAGCGTCAGACAGGCCGAGGTACAACGACAGGACCCGGTACGCGCGCCGGAGGGAGAACCAGCAGCAGCAGCGATGA